A section of the Papio anubis isolate 15944 chromosome 4, Panubis1.0, whole genome shotgun sequence genome encodes:
- the PSMG3 gene encoding proteasome assembly chaperone 3, with product MEDTPLVISKQKTEVVCGVPTQVVCTAFSSHILVVVTQFGKMGTLVSLEPSSVASDVSKPVLTTKVLLGQDEPLIHVFAKNLVAFVSQEAGNRAVLLAVAVKDKSMEGLKALREVIRVCQVW from the exons ATGGAAGACACGCCGTTGGTGATATCAAAACAGAAGACGGAGGTGGTGTGCGGGGTCCCCACCCAAGTGGTGTGCACGGCCTTCAGCAGTCACATCCTGGTGGTGGTGACCCAGTTCGGGAAGATGGGTACCTTGGTCTCCCTGGAGCCCAGCAGCGTGGCCAGTGACGTCAGCAAGCCTGTGCTCACCACGAAAGTCCTTCTGGGGCAGGATGAG CCTCTCATCCATGTCTTTGCAAAGAACCTGGTAGCATTTGTGTCTCAAGAAGCTGGAAACAGAGCAGTCCTCCTTGCCGTGGCCGTGAAGGACAAAAGCATGGAGGGGCTGAAGGCGCTGAGGGAGGTGATCCGGgtgtgccaggtgtggtga